The Myxococcales bacterium genome includes the window GCCAGCCCAAGCCGCACGGCGTCAAAACGCGACGAGGGAAACGAGATCGCGCCAGCGCTATTGGCCGCGTGAATCATGATGCCAGGTCGCAGCGTGCGCGCCATGACCACGCTTGCCTCAAAGGCGGCCAGTTGAGCGAACGTCGTGCTTTGGTGATCGGAAGGCTGGTCGGTGTCGGCGTTCGCGAAATGCGTCAGCAGGCCGGTCCACGAAATGCCGGCCATCGACGCCACCTGCGCAAGGGCTGCTGCCGCATCGGCGGGCATGATGCCAAGCCGACCCATGCCGGTGTCTATCTTGAGATGGACGCTGGCGTTGCGACCCGCCGCCGCCGCCGCTGCCGCGAGCGGGTGCAGCTGCGCCACATCTGAAATCGCAGGGGTCAAGCCGTGGCGGACCATGGCGACCTCGCCACCATGTTGCGCAGGGCCCAAGACCAAGACGGGCGCCACAACGCCGGCATCGCGCAAGGCCACGCCTTCTTCGACGAGCGATACCGCAAAGCCGCACACCGCGGGATGACCATCGAGCACGCTGGCTACCTGCACGGCGCCGTGGCCATAGCCATCTGCCTTAATGACCGCCCAGATCGGTGTGGCCACCTCGGCGTGGAGCTGCGCGACGTTATGTTTGATCGCGGCGAGATCGACCTCAACCCGCGTCGGCCGCACGTCCGTGGTTGGTCGCGGGAGCATCGCGACCGACGTACCACAAAGGGCTAGGCAAGGCCAGGCTAGGCTAGGCGACTTTGGCTTGCAGCAGCTGCGCCGTAACGATCATGGTGCGGCCGCGCGAAATGATCGCGCCGTTGCGGACCAGCTGGTTAAACGCGCGTGAAATTGTTTCGCGGCACGAGCCAACCATGTTCGCGAGCTCTTGCTGCGTCGGCCGGCGACGGACGAGAACGCCTTCTGCGGTATCCTGCCCGTCTTCCTTGGCCAGCGTTACCAATTGGTGCACCAGGCGCTCGTTGACGTCGTAGAGCGCTAGCTGGGCGATGGTTTCATTGGCCTTGCGCACGCGCTTGGCGAGCTCGCTCATCATGTTGAGCGCGGTCTGCGGATGCGCCTGCATATGCGCAAGCAAATGCTCTCGCGACAGCACGAGGAGGCTGGTGGGCTCGAGCGCAACGCACGTCGACGAACGCGTGCCGCCGTCGAGCAGCGCCAACTCGCCGAACGAATCGCCGGCGCGGTGCGAGGCCAATAAGACCTCGCGTCCATTGGTGCCAAACACGACCGTCTTGACGCGGCCCGCGATGATGAGAAACATCGAATCGCCGGGCTCGTCCTGACGAACGATGGCCATGCCGGCACCCACTTTGCGTTGCGACATCCGCAAGGCGAGGTCCTCAATCGCCGCAATTGGCAATTTCGAGAAAATGGCGGCGCGCGCGATGGTGGCGCGAATCCGGGCAGGCTCCTCGCCACTGGTTAGGGGTTGGCGATGGGCGTGTAGGGACATATGAGCGGCGGCTTGCGAAGTTCCAAACATTGGGTGAGCTCCTTAAGTTGACGGCGCTTGCCGACAAACCTGAGCAGACACAGAGCAAACACGGTGCCAATTCTCA containing:
- the alr gene encoding alanine racemase gives rise to the protein MLPRPTTDVRPTRVEVDLAAIKHNVAQLHAEVATPIWAVIKADGYGHGAVQVASVLDGHPAVCGFAVSLVEEGVALRDAGVVAPVLVLGPAQHGGEVAMVRHGLTPAISDVAQLHPLAAAAAAAGRNASVHLKIDTGMGRLGIMPADAAAALAQVASMAGISWTGLLTHFANADTDQPSDHQSTTFAQLAAFEASVVMARTLRPGIMIHAANSAGAISFPSSRFDAVRLGLALYGNGPWATSGRVQVMRLVTQVAQLRQVPAGHAVGYGQTWRAGRDTRVAVLPLGYADGYPRSLSGKAFALLRGKRVAIVGRVSMDMVMADVTDVAGAAVGDDVTMLGRDGTGAEISTAEFAAWSQLSEYEVTCGMSKRVPRVYVGL
- a CDS encoding Crp/Fnr family transcriptional regulator; this translates as MSLHAHRQPLTSGEEPARIRATIARAAIFSKLPIAAIEDLALRMSQRKVGAGMAIVRQDEPGDSMFLIIAGRVKTVVFGTNGREVLLASHRAGDSFGELALLDGGTRSSTCVALEPTSLLVLSREHLLAHMQAHPQTALNMMSELAKRVRKANETIAQLALYDVNERLVHQLVTLAKEDGQDTAEGVLVRRRPTQQELANMVGSCRETISRAFNQLVRNGAIISRGRTMIVTAQLLQAKVA